Within the Oreochromis niloticus isolate F11D_XX linkage group LG14, O_niloticus_UMD_NMBU, whole genome shotgun sequence genome, the region ATCCTCACGAATGAAGTGAAGTTTTTTAGTTCACAAATAATGAGTGCAAAATTAGAGCGTGGTTATATTCTCTGAGTGCTAACACTAACAAAACCCATAATGGGAGTACAGCTAGTAGATGATTGTTCATGGCCATTTTTTAAAGTTCTCTATTCTTTGTTAAAGATgttctgtttctctttgtcacagacagaaaaaataacTATTTGTGGGGACACCCATGGCCAATACTACGATCTCCTCAACATCTTCAAGTTGAACGGCTTACCTTCTGACACCAACCCTTATGTATCCTTTGTTTTTGCTGACACTCACACACAGTGGTTTTAAATTTGTGTTCACTGGAGTACTTTTCTGTGTCTAAAATTGTAACAGTCAGATGCCACAAACTTGTCCAGAACTTGTGCGTCATAGTGCTTAACCACAGCATTCAGCTGTTCAATGGTGACTTTGTGGATCGTGGCTCTTTCTCTGTTGAGGTCATTCTTACCCTTTTTGGCTTCAAGCTGCTCTACCCCAACAACTTCCACTTGCTTAGAGGTGAGAACGCTCAAGAGTGTTGTGCATGGATCTCAGGCTGCTATCACATGTCATATTGTACATCATGATAACTACATATGTCTGTTGGCATTGGGTTTAAAGGCATCTACTGCAAACTCCTATAATTTATCAGTAATTTAACACCTTTCACGATTAACTGAACATATCGATAGAATATCAAACAACAACTGCTATGGCATTATGTCCAAATAGTCTATGTATTgtaaaattattgttttaaagAATAATCAACTAAAGAAGAAAGGTTCATGTTTTACTTTAATGGAATACACACCACTAACCACACAAATTTGTACCATAAGGTGGTGCAGCATGTCAGTGCAACATTTATTTAACCATACAAGAAACTGAGAGTAAATTCTAGTTCATAGCAGCAGTGTGGTGAATGGCAGAGGTTGTTAAATAGGGGGTGAAATGCTGTCACCTGGTGGTGAAAGTTTAAATTCTGCAGAAGATCGCAAACAACTCTTCTAAAGAGCGATACTCCGAAGTCATTTGCTGGATAATTGATCCTCCATAGTACTGACTGATTAAAATGTTTAAGCGTCCTGTGTAATCCGCAGTAACCTCTTTTAAATCTGCAGGTAACCATGAGACGGACAACATGAACCAGATGTATGGATTTGAAGGGGAGGTCAAAGCCAAGTACACAGCCCAGatgtttcagcttttcagcgAGGTGTTCCAGTGGCTTCCTCTTGCACAGTGTATCAACAATAAAGTACTGGTAAGCTTTGAGAATGTGAACTAAAAGGGGTGACACTGGCGATTAATTTATTTGTGCTTAAGGTGTGAATATGTATGGATTAAATTCTTATGGCTGTCATTCAAGTGGAAGTTGATTCAAAATGATCAGATATTTTTTAATGGATACATGTATGTAATGTTTTTCACCTCAGCTATGCTTctgaaatcatttttaaatagtATGTGTTGTTAAGTGAACTTTCTGACTGCTGTTTTATTCATCACTTTTCTTGTACAaggttttcatgtgtttttattgctgTACTCACAGTTCTAATTAAATTCTCCATGTCAGGTTATGCATGGTGGGCTGTTCAGTGAAGATGGTGTCACATTGGAAGACTTGAGGAAGATTGACAGGAATAGACAGCCTCCAGACTCAGGTGGGGCCAGACTCTTAAGTCATTATCAGTTTAAATTGCTATAAGAAATAACCTTTAAAAGGGATGACAAGTATAATTTAACACTTTTCCCCATTCTTTCACAGGTCCTATGTGTGACCTCCTCTGGTCAGATCCACAGCCACAGGTGAGTTCTCACCCACAGGTTTATACTGAAGCATAATTCAGTGCTTCCTACCGATCTGGATGCTATTTGTGCCAGTATCTGCTTTATAGTTtgtgtctttctctccctcttacACAGAATGGCCGGTCGATCAGTAAGCGAGGGGTGAGTTGCCAGTTTGGGCCCGATGTGACGGAGCGCTTCCTGGAGCAGAACAAGCTGGATTTCATTGTGCGTAGTCATGAGGTCAAAGCTGAGGGGTACGAGGTCACTCACTCAGGGAAGTGCATCACCGTGTTTTCAGCACCCAACTACTGGTAAGTAATCAAGTTACTTAACTTAAGTGTTGAGTTGACTGTTAAAAAAGCAGCCCACTTTAACTGTTgtattctccttttttttctcagtgatCAGATGGGAAACAAAGGAGCATATATCCACCTCAGGGGATCAGACCTCAAACCAGAATTTCACCAGTTCACAGCTGTGGTTAGTGTCCTgtgaagtttaataaaatcaatataatagtagtaataataataatgatgatatagaaataaatactttttttaataaataaagcaGTGCAGGCAGTTTCTTCTAAAAGATTAAAAATTTACCCATAATGCGTAAAGTGCATGTTGAGGTTTAGTCAGTCAGGTACATCACTTTTGGGTCCTTAATAAAAAGAAGCGATATCTCAGATGGCAGCCTACATGAAACGGGGATTGAATTGCGCTAATGGAAAAGTGGTTGAAGTGGAACAACAACTTAAAAGTACTTCATTCTCATTAACAAAGATTTAAAAGATGAGAAACCTAGAAACaacattaatattatattacttAAGTGGATATTTTAACAAAGATCATCACTATACAAATTTTGAATAATTCGTTAGCTTAATGCGCAGTGTTACAGTGACATCTGCTGGACTACTGATCTGAACTTCTCCCCCATGTTTAGgccattttttttccctattgCTAATTTATAAGTAATGTGACCATAATTTGTGATAATGATGCATTAGAAATCATAACACCCTGAGATGAGCAGTGGAGTCACATATTATCCTAACCAAGTggaataaagacaaaaacattaaaCTACTAACTATTAACTGCTAAAAGTTTAGCTAGTGGTGTCTTAAGAGTTTGAAAAATCTTCTTAAATTCGAATCTAATTCTCATCTCCTTTTACAGCCTCATCCGAATGTCAAGCCCATGGCATATGCCAACACGCTAATGCAGTTGGGGATGATGTAGAGACCCATCTAATCTGTCTGTGACACTGATGACCTCCCATCGGATCCGAACCATCCCAGCCACCTCGTTCCTTCCAGCGCTCGGACATGCTGTTGTTCATGCTTAGCCTAAGGGATCCCTCTCCCCAAAAAACTTCAGCTAGTTGTACGCATAAAGTGTGTGGTTTAGTTCGGATGGGAAGAGATCACTTAGACCAGCCCAGTCCAGACCTGGATATACTCCTTCACATTACCGgctaaaactgaaaaattacaATTTCCGTTGTCCCTTTGCCTGCTCTTGTGTTCCATCAGTGGGTACAAAAACAACCACAACATTTTCTGACGAGTTTCCTTCAAGCTGCTTTGTTTCTAAATATGTGAGCTCATCAGATGGCATCATATAGCTGGTATTTACCAAAGATCTGTAATGAAAATGATTGTTCAGTTTTTGCAAGGTGCATCTTGTGACTCTGAAACCTAGCATTGTATACTGTTGGCCTGCATACACAGAGATTAGAGCTTTGTAAACTGGTTGAAAAGCAGCATGtctatcagtgtttctcaaaccaCTCTACAGTATGTCAGTTTATTTCTCACAAATCCAAAATCTTATTACATGTATGATTCCAGTCTAAAAAACAGAGATTGAGTCTCTGGGTACACACTGAAAGGTGCTGTTTGCCATTAGTGGTGTATTTAGCTGGTTCAGTCACGTGCACTGCTTCCCAGTAAGGAAGATACTGCTGCTCTCCATGTGTTCATCTCCTCGGTCGTCATTGTGCCACTGACCCAGCGGTTCCCGCACAGTCCACTCTCTCCAAACTAGCTTGTAAAGCAAACACTGTTGGCACTCTAGTCTCCAATACATGTTCAATTACCAGTGACTTATTAACCCCGTATGTGAATTTCTTCAGTACACAAACATCCGAAATGCAATCCTGTCTTGAAACGCACAGCTGCATTGTCCAGTGGCCCTCAACTTTTTAGATAAAGAAATACACtgatgtgtatgtatatatactgtATCATTTAAAGATTCTGTGTAATGTTTGGAGAAAAATATTGAATAAAAAACGCCAGTCCAGTGATTTTAGAAATATGCCTACATCTTTATTTATGTCAGCTAATAGTCTAATCTTGTTTAGCATGCTGAAAATGTTTGCAGTTTCAATGATCTTCAAAAATATTACCTCgttttgtttaattaaaattaccagatttttttcattaaacatACTTAATGTGTTTTAGAAACAGCAAAAGCTACAAATAAGATATCACAGGCATGTGTTATTGAAATGGAAAAGAATCACAAAGGACAGGAAAAGCAATGGAAGACAGCAGGTTTGTATATGTCTTgacagctgcttttttttttttcttcaaaaattACTCATTTTGTTTCTGATTTCACATCCATAGAAAATATGGAAGATGGTGAGGAGGAGTATTAAACTGGAGACTAAATGAAGTAAATAATCACAGATCCAAACTCAAGCCAATACTTGAGCAGCAAAGAGCAAGAGTGGAGATGCTATTAGCTATAAATACATTAgctaatatttaaaataaaatgtgaaaaatagaTGGGGACAAGCTAGCAGAAAGAGCAacgtacagtactgtgcaaaggttTTGAACCCCTCTTAATTTCATTAGGTTTAATGTTGTGATGAAGCCAAATTTGAAAGTTTTGATTCAAATGTACTCTGTATAGAGGATCTCAGGAGAAAGGTGCAAGGTCTACAGCTATCTGTAAAACGTGGCCCTGTCATGGTCTGGGGccgcatttcagccagtggtgtttggAAACAAAATGCTGGAAATATGAATACAGTCAAAGTTTTATGCACCATCTTCACTGAGAACGGAACAAAGGGCAGACAACATCCGAAGAACTCTGAAGCCTGGAGAGCTAGTCctgaagaaattacaagaaagcctaacagggttcaggctgtgttaaagaataACACAGCCTGAACCCATTTTCTTAGCAAAGTATAAAGAAACGACTGGCTGCTCAGTCGtttttcacagtactgtataaTTATGTAATTCTATCACTTTTGGGGTAACTAACGAAAGGGTCCCATAAAACGATGAAACAGCTTATTTcctaaaataaaggttaaaatttATACATCGAGAAAAAGTAAATCAGTTTGCCAACTCATCCGCGACTCCTCAAGCAATGCTACCTGCTTCCTGTGGGCGTGGCGTCGCGCTCATTTGACGTCGCAGACTCCAACAGCTGATCGTCTTTCGTCACCCAAGGCGCCACGAGTTTACAACACAGCACGAGTTTCACAGACCTGTTTCACCTTGTTATGAACCCAGCGGGACACGAAGACAGCAGCAGAAGTCACCGTAGCGCTCCGAGATGCCAAAATATTGTTCGGTCCCAAACTGCAAGAATGACTCGGCGAGCGACAGCGACAGGAAAAGCTTCTACAGGTGAGCAGGTGTTTTAAAGCGGTGTTAGCAGGCCAGCTAAACGCGATGCTCAGATGATACAGGTAGAGGCGCAATCCAACTTCCACCAACTTTTTCCTGTTCGACGGGTTAGTTTCACAATGTCGTTTTTACTGACGGAAAACAACCACCGAGGTTAGAAAATCTCCGCACAGGAGACGCTTTTTATACGTTTGATAAGTTTGTGTCTTCTACTAATGACTTTGAAGGAGCCTTCATTTAATCAACACAGCACTTGACTTGATTTAACCCAGGCCGTCAACACGGTGAAGTCTCGATTCAAGCAAGCTTTTAATCAAGACATTTTTGTTTATATCAACGCTGTCTGATTTGTAGCTCTAAGGTAGTCTGGTGAGTTAGTTATATTGACACTTAAACTTAGTTGTGCAGAAGAGCAAGCAGAAATAGTGATGTGTCATCCTTATCTTTAAGCTGATGCACTCCTAGAGTGCAGCCAGTATCAGCGATACTTTTAACTTATAAAGGAAGCTTATGTAGAGGACAGCAGTGGACCAATATGCTTAATCTGAATACTTTGAcagttaattttatttatttttttacacctaatatttttaattaagtagttaagttaaaaaaaacacatgtctgtgaaggttctcagtcatccaggtcatcgtagtctaaggagcttggaaagaaaagcgtcagttcagaactgaagaagcttcttggatgagaggtaaaacgtcttcaagcaactcaaagaagtccagactaaaagaaaagaagtcCTTTAAACTAAAAACACACATCTCGCAATGCTTCACCTGTTTtgaagcattttattttattttattctggagACCTTGAATGTGCATGCTTGGAAAGCACTTTGTGTTGATTTCTGCTGTGCTGTATATGTGACAGTTGACAGTTGACACAAACGGGTTATTATCGTAGTTAGTTAGTTCATACTTGATTTGTTCAATTCCAATAAAGCATTTCATATATATCATTGTCTATAGGTAATGAGTCTTCTGATAACATCTGTGACCAAGAAAACTATCTGAAAAATATCTGACATAAAGACATGACACGACTGAAACATCACTTTTACCACACCATGATGATGTTCGTCTGGATGTTTATTAATTCCTACACGGATATTTGCAGTGTATTTAATTACAGCCATAAAATACCTCCACAGGATGCTCCTCTGCCTCACTCACTACAGCCTACACGTGTCTACTCAGTCAGGGTCACGTGACTTTACAATAACAAAACATGGCAGCAGAACAGgcaggaggggggaggggcaaCATGTGCTGGCATGTCTGTTTGATCAAATGGGAGGAACATACTGAACTTCATggagagaaacaaattaaagtATCAATCTGCCCACCCCTAGATTTTGTAAGTCGCTATAGCATGCAAGTAATTTACAATGAATTCAAAAGATGAAACATCCTACGAATGAAATAAACTATTTTAGCAATAAGAAGAGTACTTTAAGAATATTTCCTAACACCTTGgctgttttggggggtttagttttttttgttgttgttgttttttttggctgtGTAATttgaaagggtgattcagaacAAAAGTAAATATGAACACAGCTACACTAGCTGCAAGCTGCTGCAAGATGTAGTTGGTCAGAGCAAGCCAAAATGTGATGAGTCCACAGAGTCAGTCAGTTACCCGATCAGATCATATCAGATGCACTGATTCGGACTGTCCAATCACTGACATACAGACACAGAATGTAAACTGAGTTTTAGGCAGCCGTTTTCTTGTTGCACAATCATTTGAACAATTTCACTTGAAGGAAGTGTGATCAGTGTTTTACGTCAGTAATTTTCAATGTTTTCTAGGTTCCCTCTTCAGGACCCAGTCAGGCTGCAGCAGTGGCTGAAGAACATGGGACGTGAGAACTGGGTTCCCTCTCGACACCAGTATATTTGCCACGAACATTTTGCACCTTCATGTTTCAAAGTGCGATGGGGGATCCGTTACCTTGAGAGAGACGCTGTGCCCACTGTGTTTCAGGAGGCTGAGGTAAAGCAAAAAGAAACTAAACTTGATTTTTATTGTTGCAAAGTATCGCCAATTATTTTACTGAATGCTGAGATCTTGTTTTAAAACACAGGAAAGTTTCATTCCTCTACATGGATTTTAGTTTAAGCATTTTACCTTAGTTCATAAGGCTAACATTTGTGTCGAAGCCCATCTCTTGCATTATTTTAAGTAGTGATAGTGTTGTTGTAATTGTGGAGACTCTATGCTAGAGtcacacagcatttttttttctttttttttgtcttgaacAAAACTAACCAGAATAATACAGAAGTTTATGTTGCATACCAGAATATACAATAACAAATATGTCATTTTATAGCTTTACCCTGACTTAATTGACCAACACATCTCTTCATCAGCAACGTGTCAGAAGAATTGTATTGTTTGGAAAAACTAAGTCACTTAGACTGTTAACCCTGTTTTATGCTTTTTGATTTATCTTTTTAGAAACGGAAAGCCACAGACAATGGTGAGAAGAAACCAAAGCGTCTTCGAACTAGCTGTAATCCAAGCGTATCGGTATCAGATGACAAGACCATGGTTTTTGACGCAGCAGACATGCAAAACACAGTGCACACTGTGCACCTGTATCAGATTGCTGTCGACCCATCGCAACAAGAAGAAACCAGCTTGGTGCAATTGAGTGATGTTGGAGAATCTGACTGCTCTTTTGAGCCAGAACTAGACTCACTGGCAACAGTAGACAGATTAGAAACGGGGGTAAACTTCCCTTTAACTGTTTTACACACAATAGATCATCTAAGTAACAGTGGGGAGAAGACAGAGGTTGTAGTTATGTCTCAATGTCCTGCTGGCGAAGGGCAAGATGAGCTTATGAATGAAATAACTGCGGCCATTTTAACTCAGGGACACAGGCTGGTAGTGAATGACTCCACCCTTGAGTGCACAGATGAGGCTGTGGCCTTAAGTGGAGTTGAAGATGTGACGCATACCACAGAGTTGTTCTCAGATGGCGACGACGACAACCATGAAACTCAAGTCATTGCCTACTTCGAGACGATACCGAATGTTTTGCCCAAAGACACCATTACCCAGTTTACCTTTTCACCAGAAACGGTACTATCATCGGCTCTGAGCTCCACACCCATCACATCCACTCTGCCTATAGTGTCCAAACACGCAGCACCTTCCCCCACATCCCTGGTCCTCACTATGGAAAGACTGGATTCtgaaggaggagagggagatGAAGGCAAGTCGGAGGACGACGATACAGAGCAAGATTACCAGCTCGAGGAGCACTGGTGAGTTCTGAtgcttaattttattttatttattttttttattcaatgaAAGACTCTTTCTTATATCCCCATGCTGTATTACAGATTTTagactctttatttctattacaTTATCAGCTACCACAAGAACAGTTTGAGTAAGGAGCAGCTGGAGGGAATTGTGTGTGAGCTACAGAAAAAGGTGAAAGTGCTACAGCAGCGGCACCGAAGACACCTGGAAAAACTTGTTGGACTGGAGAACACGGTCAGCCAGCTGAGACAAAGCAATCTGCTGAACGAAGAGCGTCTGCAGCTACTTGAGAGGGTATTTATTGGAATGAAGTTCAGATTGGCAGCTGTAGCTGTCTTCTAATATATCACTCAAAGtcatttaagtttttatttaaCTGAAATAATTTTGTCTCTTTGTTTCTCAGGCGTACGTACAGACCAACGGAGCAGTGTCTGATGCTGGTGAGACGGTCACCATCATCTATGAGGAGGACGATGCTGCTTACTTGTATACACCACTGATAGATACAGAGGCAAAGCTGTGAGGCCTGACTGACTGCAGACATCCCATCTCTGCGTCtgtgccaaaaaaataaataaatgaaagaataaTGGGGCTTAAGCtgttgaaaacaaaacactacaaaattttgttcttttcagttttgtctctaatccagaaaaaaatctgtttgaaatgtgactgtgggttagtCCATCTGCTGTGAACTTTCAACAAATACGGATCAATAGTGGGACAGTGTTGAATGTGTTTACCCTTTCAGCCAATTTTGATTTGGTTTGTGGTAATGTACATATAATTAAAATTACTTCAGTTTGGGTTCCCGCTTGATATGTGTAGTTTTTATGAatcaacatatttatttaaaaaacaaaaacaaagattatTTAACCATTGAAGTGCATTTTATGAGAAGGAGTTGGATATAATTATCACTGACGGCACTGAAAGGCAGGCTGGAACAAAACAAATGAGTCAACACAGAACACACCCTGTTTTCTGAATTGCAGCTTTGGTTCTTGGAAGTTTACTCTCATTTTCCATTACACTGAGAACACCATGTAGCGATTTGATCTAAAAGgcatttcttatttatttatgtgtaaaTATGTGCGTGCTTGTCTCCTCCCACCTTTGTCCCAGAGATTAAATTCGCTACACTTTATTGAAGGATGCCCCAAATCCCACTTCATCTTCCTGTCTAAAAGAACTGATAGTGAGGGCAGGCATTTAACTAGTTTGTTGTCCCCTTGGTGGTGGTCCTGTCTGTTGTTGACCCACTCTGAGCTCACGTGTGTTGTCACATGAGGCAAAGTGTGACACAAGGCGTGGGTCATTATGTCAGAGGAGCCATTGTGCGACTCCCTTGGGTGACATTTCCTCGTCATGTGAGTTTTTAAAGTCTCAGAAGTCAAAATTTTAGTGGGGTTTTAATCACCTTGGAAGGGTTCTGAAGACTGCATTGTAAGTGGCTGACAGCTGGTGTCGTTAACCACCACTTCTTTTTGAAAATGGTCGTCCTTTCACTCCTCTGTCAAAGCACGCGCTTCCTTGGTCCAATAAGCACATCACTCAAGACTCTACAACTAGTCTTTTTATTATTCATGTTATTTCAGTTACAATCACTGTATGTTTTGGTCATTTAAATATAAACAGTATATCTAGTAACATTGTGAATATTATTGAAAGTAAATCTATAAGAAAAGTCACGAACACTGTTACATCTTATGTCATAAAACACACCAGTAGTCGGCCTAAAACAAAAATGTACATATTTAGGCCAAATGTCACATttaagcaacatttcaaaatcTGGCTTTTAGACAACGATAATTTAAATGTACATTACCTCACCTACTCCACTTTAAAAAAGTGGAACTTTAAAGAGGACCTaacattttttttgctttactagtatttaaaaagagaacataagtagtttttgttttgttttttcccttatGGAAATGAACATAATGCTAATAGAGAAACTGTGCTATAATTTTGTTCAATAAAACCTGTAGCAAATTCTGTATATGATGTAGAGTTGAGGCATTACTCAACAGTAGAACTGCCAGCAAAAGCAGCAGTTCATTAAACCTTCTGCTTGATTTCACAAGAGTGTGATTTTGGTTTCTGTCACTAGATGGTGGCAGTGCCAGTAAAATCTTACTGGATGGTCCATCTGGAttgttaaaattttaagttagaGGGTTTCACATCTTTACAGTGACTGATTGAAAGAGGGATTTAATACAGTCGAAGTGGTTCAGATAAGACCAACACAttacattactttttaaaataaatgactgCAAACAAGTTTTACCTTCATTACCAGTGTAATGTTGCTATGCAGTTagtcttgttctgagtattcatTTTTTGCTTAATTGCTCTCATTTGTCAGTTTCATTATAAAAGTGGAAATGAATGTTTAAATATGTTCTGTGGGGAATGGAATGAGCTAGAATTATAATAACTTGCAAAAGTACCTTGGATGGCTGCATGGAGAGTTAAGATCCAACTGTGGATATGCACAGTAAAATAGATAATATTGTTAATTGAAAGAAATTCACATCAGCTTGAAttgcaaaagaaataaaatagttATTTCCTCTGTGTGAATAAAATGAGAACTGCTTTTTTATGCTGCAGGATATGACCCTTTAATTGTCCACAAAGTGACAATgtcactgttttattttatgtttaatcAAGTGCTCAGAGAAGGGAGTCAGCTAAATGAGAAAATACTCGAGATTCACTCTGTTGCCTTGAGGAACTACAGAGCAGTCAAAAAATGCCTGATGCCTAAATACAGATCCACCTACAGAGGATAGCATAACGTAACCCTCTCATTGTGGAAGCCATTTGTGCTGTGAAATCTTGACCTTAGTCAAAGAATGTCTTGATTGGACATGCTAATTACTTAATATTTcttaacaaatttcaaactatAAGGCCATTTTGAATTTTTTAGCAatacatttcatttaatatCTCATCATCCTCTCCTCTATCCCGAGTATGAGCAGCGACATGCCAGGAAGTTTTCACCTATTTGTCTCCCATCTTGTCTTGGTGGTAGACGTAGGAGTTAGGAATGGGAACCTGAGGGTGAGGAGCTGGTGAAAGAGAGGTGTGGAGCATAGGAGAGAGGTGGCTGACCTCTGGGCAGCCATCAGGTAGCTTGTAAAGAGACAGTTGGTGACACTGGGAAGATGGAGGCATGCTGACAGGAGTctgcataaaaatgtaaacataactATGAGCACAGAAAGGAAGaaacaattttaattaattttatttcactGAATCAATGAACAAGTATTGTGCTGATTAATAGCTTACAAATGGCACATAATCAAAATGTGTGGCCTTGGGAAAGGACTAGGCTAATAATTATATTGCAGCAGGTATTATTTTCAAATATTAGCTGATAATCACATTTGAAGCAACATCAGTCTATTAAAATTTCTAGAAACTTACCAGCATACTGTGAAGGTACAGGCAAACCCCTAATGGCAGGCACAGGCAAAGGATAACTAGCTACCTTCTCTTACTTCTCTGTTCCTATGTAAATCATATGTTTGTAGCTCTGCCTGTTTTATTAGCCTTTATGCAAGTTTTCAGTTTCTCAATAACACAGCAAAAACCATTGTAAAATAAGTATTCACAGCATGTCATTGGCACTGCTTGACACTGGACCCAGGTCAAAATTGATCCTTTATCTGAGGGCTGGCAAACTTTAAATTAAGGCAGTGGCAATATATAAAGCTTTCAGTGACAGTAGGAGAGACCTTATTTCCCTAAGGGGACCCCTGACTCCACTCACTGCAGAGGCAAGACACATGCATGATCCTATTTAAACAAACCTAATAGCAACAATGAAAGCCACAAAAAGCACAACCAACTAAAGTAGGATGGTGATGAGAAGAGGGAAAATAAC harbors:
- the ppp5c gene encoding serine/threonine-protein phosphatase 5; this translates as MAYISENGSEKKMAEGGNDAELLKEKANKYFKEKDYENAIKYYTEALELNPSNAIYYSNRSLAYLRTECYGYALADATKALEVDKNYIKGYYRRATSNMALGKFKAALKDYETVVRVRPNDKDARMKYQECNKIVKQKAFERAIASDETKKSVVDSLDIENMTIEDDYTGPKLEDGKVTLKFMKEMMDWFKDQKKLHRKCAYQILVQVKDVLSKLPSLVEITLKETEKITICGDTHGQYYDLLNIFKLNGLPSDTNPYLFNGDFVDRGSFSVEVILTLFGFKLLYPNNFHLLRGNHETDNMNQMYGFEGEVKAKYTAQMFQLFSEVFQWLPLAQCINNKVLVMHGGLFSEDGVTLEDLRKIDRNRQPPDSGPMCDLLWSDPQPQNGRSISKRGVSCQFGPDVTERFLEQNKLDFIVRSHEVKAEGYEVTHSGKCITVFSAPNYCDQMGNKGAYIHLRGSDLKPEFHQFTAVPHPNVKPMAYANTLMQLGMM
- the LOC100693927 gene encoding THAP domain-containing protein 5 yields the protein MPKYCSVPNCKNDSASDSDRKSFYRFPLQDPVRLQQWLKNMGRENWVPSRHQYICHEHFAPSCFKVRWGIRYLERDAVPTVFQEAEKRKATDNGEKKPKRLRTSCNPSVSVSDDKTMVFDAADMQNTVHTVHLYQIAVDPSQQEETSLVQLSDVGESDCSFEPELDSLATVDRLETGVNFPLTVLHTIDHLSNSGEKTEVVVMSQCPAGEGQDELMNEITAAILTQGHRLVVNDSTLECTDEAVALSGVEDVTHTTELFSDGDDDNHETQVIAYFETIPNVLPKDTITQFTFSPETVLSSALSSTPITSTLPIVSKHAAPSPTSLVLTMERLDSEGGEGDEGKSEDDDTEQDYQLEEHCYHKNSLSKEQLEGIVCELQKKVKVLQQRHRRHLEKLVGLENTVSQLRQSNLLNEERLQLLERAYVQTNGAVSDAGETVTIIYEEDDAAYLYTPLIDTEAKL